The Streptomyces sp. HUAS CB01 genome has a segment encoding these proteins:
- a CDS encoding tetratricopeptide repeat protein, giving the protein MDRQVGAQSASGSYIAQAAEGGTAIVATYKVAPAPPPTAGAVAEGARILARLPTQAVPDPAALPPQSRMPLARNRLFTGRAPELQWLARHLGPRDGQVPTVVLAGLGGVGKSQIASEYVHRYGAFYTGGVFWVSLADPATAPHEVAACGGTEGMDLRSDFAALAPAQQVALVRGAWQSPLPRLLVFDNCEDEETLERWRPPSGGCRVLVTSRRSAWDPTMELDVREIDVLPPDDGLALLSRYRPPSSLAESRALAAIADELGQLPLALHLAGSYVSRFKAAITPDGYLSQLRSSPAVDHRSLSASGISPTRHIQTIAAMFALSVDRLDDEPTRQCLLHAAYLAPGQGIPRPLLLSSLGLDDGEDAAMNLEEALQRLADLGLVQMAVDGAPRLHRLVAAFVQDRLGNPESLRQVESEAWVHCDVHAFGGTPAMRAVLEPHLRVLTERALPRRDLVAVALANVLGLYLSRRGDRDGSVSWLQQALAIKEEIFGVDAPETAKELNDLGYAYLGGPTRVLAEPYLERARRLWDPRREATNLAATLDNLGQMQIGSGRWDLAEPYLREALDIRLRDLGPDAYPTSVTMMNLAQIAIEQGDLATATDLARQAVDIRESLGERCDPTSTARSHMMLGHILHQAGEGAAARRHDERALELYQTALGTRHPQTLSAAVRASSRALEQGDLTSATRLIEMSGASGDTVHDDDLLAATSGTDLNNLGFAFWMTGDYAAARRLYGMALGRSDTQATTLNNLGMISERLGEYETAAEHYRQALTLLGDETTSRSNPPLRARVLNNLGVSLALGGEPGAGGRCLREALNIRRDIQGELGHDYAVTIRNLGLVAQREGRLDKAQHLFEHARNLLSKTQNAEYGRTLHLLGELRHTRGDHAGAAADLRAALGNRTAALGAEHPDTAMTMQALAAVLLRTGHAQETGDLLQKALQVFERRFGPQHPWTMDLRAMLS; this is encoded by the coding sequence GTGGACCGGCAGGTCGGCGCCCAGAGCGCCAGCGGCAGCTACATTGCGCAGGCCGCCGAAGGCGGCACGGCGATCGTCGCCACATACAAGGTGGCGCCCGCGCCCCCGCCTACCGCGGGCGCCGTCGCGGAGGGAGCGCGGATACTCGCGCGGCTGCCGACCCAGGCCGTGCCCGACCCGGCGGCGCTGCCGCCGCAGTCCCGCATGCCCCTCGCCCGCAACCGCCTCTTCACCGGCCGTGCCCCGGAACTGCAGTGGCTGGCCCGTCATCTGGGCCCGCGGGACGGGCAGGTCCCGACCGTCGTCCTCGCCGGACTCGGCGGTGTCGGGAAGAGCCAGATCGCCAGCGAATACGTCCACCGCTACGGCGCCTTCTACACCGGCGGCGTCTTCTGGGTCAGCCTGGCCGATCCGGCGACCGCTCCACACGAGGTCGCGGCATGCGGTGGCACAGAAGGCATGGACCTGCGGTCCGACTTCGCTGCTCTCGCTCCCGCGCAGCAGGTGGCTCTCGTCCGCGGGGCCTGGCAGAGCCCGCTGCCCCGTCTCCTCGTCTTCGACAACTGCGAGGACGAGGAGACGCTGGAGCGCTGGCGGCCGCCGTCGGGCGGATGCCGCGTCCTGGTGACGAGCCGACGCTCGGCGTGGGACCCGACGATGGAACTCGACGTCCGGGAAATCGACGTGCTGCCGCCGGACGACGGGCTCGCCCTGCTATCCCGGTACCGCCCGCCGTCCTCGCTCGCCGAGAGCCGGGCACTGGCCGCCATCGCGGACGAGCTCGGGCAGCTGCCCCTTGCCCTGCACCTGGCCGGCAGCTACGTCAGCCGTTTCAAGGCGGCCATCACTCCCGACGGCTATCTCAGCCAGCTGCGCAGCTCACCAGCGGTCGACCACCGCTCGCTGTCGGCGTCCGGCATCTCACCGACACGGCACATCCAGACCATCGCAGCCATGTTCGCCCTCAGCGTGGACAGGCTCGACGACGAGCCGACGCGGCAGTGCCTCCTGCACGCCGCCTACCTGGCGCCCGGGCAGGGCATCCCCCGACCGTTGCTGCTCAGCTCGCTCGGGCTCGACGACGGCGAGGACGCTGCCATGAATCTGGAGGAGGCGCTGCAACGCCTGGCCGATCTGGGGCTCGTGCAGATGGCCGTCGACGGTGCGCCGAGGCTGCACCGGCTGGTGGCCGCCTTTGTGCAGGACCGGCTGGGAAACCCGGAGAGCCTGCGCCAAGTCGAGTCGGAGGCATGGGTCCATTGCGATGTTCATGCATTCGGCGGCACCCCCGCCATGCGGGCGGTCTTGGAGCCGCACCTGCGCGTGCTGACCGAGCGGGCCCTGCCGCGCCGGGACCTCGTCGCCGTGGCGCTCGCCAACGTCCTCGGTCTCTACCTGAGCCGCCGCGGTGACCGCGACGGCTCGGTGTCGTGGCTTCAGCAGGCTCTGGCCATCAAGGAGGAAATCTTCGGCGTTGACGCGCCGGAGACCGCGAAGGAGCTGAACGACCTCGGTTACGCCTACCTCGGCGGGCCTACCCGGGTCCTGGCGGAGCCTTACCTGGAACGCGCCCGGCGCCTGTGGGATCCGCGTCGGGAGGCCACCAACCTGGCCGCCACGCTGGACAACCTCGGCCAGATGCAGATAGGCAGCGGCCGCTGGGATCTCGCCGAGCCGTACCTGCGCGAGGCCCTCGACATCCGACTGAGGGATCTGGGCCCGGACGCCTACCCGACGAGCGTCACGATGATGAACCTCGCCCAAATCGCCATCGAGCAGGGTGACCTGGCCACCGCCACGGACCTGGCGCGGCAGGCGGTCGACATCCGTGAGTCCCTAGGGGAGCGATGCGATCCCACATCCACCGCGAGGAGCCACATGATGCTGGGCCACATCCTGCATCAGGCGGGCGAAGGCGCCGCGGCCCGGCGACACGACGAAAGAGCGCTGGAGCTGTACCAGACCGCGCTCGGGACCCGGCACCCGCAGACACTGTCTGCCGCCGTCCGCGCCAGCTCCCGCGCCCTCGAGCAAGGTGACCTGACCAGCGCCACCCGGCTCATAGAGATGTCCGGCGCATCCGGCGATACGGTGCACGACGATGACCTGCTGGCCGCAACTTCCGGGACTGACCTGAATAACTTGGGGTTCGCGTTCTGGATGACCGGCGACTACGCGGCGGCTCGCCGCCTGTACGGCATGGCCCTCGGCCGCAGTGACACGCAGGCAACGACGCTGAACAACCTGGGAATGATCAGCGAACGGCTCGGCGAGTACGAGACCGCCGCAGAGCACTACCGCCAAGCGTTGACCCTGCTTGGCGACGAGACAACGTCCCGCTCGAACCCACCCCTGCGAGCTCGCGTGCTCAACAATCTCGGAGTCAGCCTCGCACTCGGCGGCGAGCCCGGCGCGGGCGGCCGATGCCTGCGGGAAGCATTGAACATCCGGCGCGACATCCAAGGCGAACTGGGCCACGACTACGCCGTCACCATACGCAACCTCGGACTGGTCGCACAGCGGGAGGGCCGCCTGGACAAAGCGCAACACCTGTTCGAACACGCCCGCAACCTTCTGAGCAAGACGCAAAACGCGGAATACGGCCGAACGCTGCACCTCCTCGGCGAACTACGCCACACCCGCGGCGACCACGCGGGCGCCGCCGCCGACCTGCGCGCCGCACTTGGCAATAGAACAGCGGCCCTCGGCGCGGAGCACCCGGACACAGCCATGACCATGCAGGCCCTGGCCGCCGTCCTACTCCGGACAGGCCATGCCCAAGAGACAGGCGACCTGCTCCAGAAGGCACTACAGGTGTTCGAGCGCCGCTTTGGTCCCCAGCATCCATGGACGATGGACCTCCGTGCAATGCTCAGCTGA
- a CDS encoding transposase codes for MRHYPAEFKADAVALYRSRPGATIKSVAGDLGVNTETLRNWIRAADGRRPGAHSAPPAAARNGGDDVQAELAAARKRIRELEEERDILRKAARYFATETRR; via the coding sequence ATGAGGCATTACCCCGCCGAGTTCAAGGCGGACGCGGTCGCGTTGTACCGGTCGCGGCCTGGAGCGACGATCAAGTCGGTCGCTGGTGATCTCGGTGTGAACACCGAGACACTGCGGAACTGGATCCGGGCCGCCGACGGGCGCCGCCCTGGCGCCCACTCCGCACCGCCGGCCGCTGCCCGGAATGGCGGTGACGACGTCCAGGCGGAACTGGCCGCGGCACGTAAAAGGATCCGTGAGCTGGAGGAAGAACGCGACATCCTGCGCAAGGCAGCCCGGTATTTCGCGACGGAGACGCGCCGGTGA
- a CDS encoding IS3 family transposase, translating into MNRCQFVQDHQRRFGVKRLCDILGLSRSSFYYWRRTAAARAARQVAEAELAARIRTVHQESDGTYGAPRITAELRDQGERINRKRVARVMRTIGLEGVRLRRRHRTTVPDPTAAKAPDLIGRDFTATQVNTKYVGDITYLPVSGAKPLYLATVIDLASRRLAGWAIADHMRTELVTDALAAAERTRGSLDGAIMHTDHGSQGGFRGRLIWPVR; encoded by the coding sequence GTGAACCGCTGCCAGTTCGTCCAGGATCACCAGCGCCGGTTCGGCGTGAAGCGGCTCTGCGACATCCTCGGCCTCTCCCGCTCGAGCTTCTACTACTGGCGCCGCACCGCCGCCGCAAGGGCGGCTCGGCAGGTCGCCGAGGCCGAGCTCGCGGCCCGGATACGCACGGTCCATCAGGAATCCGACGGCACCTACGGGGCTCCCAGGATCACCGCCGAACTCCGCGACCAGGGCGAACGGATCAACCGCAAGCGCGTCGCGAGAGTCATGCGGACCATCGGACTCGAGGGAGTGCGTCTGCGCCGCCGACACCGAACCACTGTCCCGGACCCGACCGCGGCCAAGGCCCCCGACCTGATCGGTCGGGACTTCACCGCGACGCAGGTGAACACGAAGTACGTCGGCGACATCACATACCTGCCGGTCAGCGGCGCGAAGCCGCTCTATCTCGCAACCGTCATCGACCTCGCCTCGCGCCGTCTGGCCGGGTGGGCGATCGCCGATCACATGCGAACCGAGCTCGTCACCGACGCCCTGGCGGCAGCAGAGCGAACTCGCGGCAGTCTCGACGGAGCGATCATGCACACCGATCACGGATCGCAAGGCGGATTCAGAGGTCGTCTCATTTGGCCTGTTCGATAG
- a CDS encoding IS5 family transposase (programmed frameshift), which yields MVERLVPDELWELFERVVPPAPTRPQGGGRRRYGDREVLAAIVFVATSGCTWRQLPPSFGPSGPTAHRRFTEWSKARVWAKLHRLVLDELGARGELDWSRCAIDSVNMRAPERGDLTGPNPVDRGKKGSKVHLITERTGLPLSIGISGANLHDSQALEPLVRGIPPIRSRRGPRRRRPGKLHADKGYDYDHLRRWLRGRGITHRIARKGIESSTRLGRHRWTVERTMAWLAGCRRLHRRYERKADHFLAFTSIACTLICYRRLTK from the exons ATCGTGGAGCGTCTGGTGCCGGATGAGTTGTGGGAGTTGTTCGAGCGGGTGGTGCCGCCTGCTCCGACGCGGCCGCAGGGTGGCGGCCGACGACGGTACGGGGACCGCGAGGTGCTGGCGGCGATCGTCTTCGTGGCCACGTCGGGCTGTACATGGCGGCAGTTGCCGCCATCGTTCGGCCCGTCCGGGCCGACGGCCCATCGCCGGTTCACCGAGTGGAGCAAGGCGCGGGTGTGGGCCAAGCTCCATCGCCTGGTGCTGGACGAGCTCGGCGCGCGGGGCGAGCTGGATTGGAGCCGGTGTGCGATCGACTCGGTGAACATGCGGGCCC CTGAAAGGGGGGACCTGACAGGTCCGAATCCTGTCGACCGGGGCAAGAAGGGTTCGAAAGTACACTTGATCACCGAGCGGACCGGTCTGCCCCTCTCCATCGGCATCTCCGGCGCCAACCTGCACGACAGCCAGGCCCTCGAACCCCTCGTCCGAGGCATCCCGCCGATCCGCTCCCGACGCGGGCCCCGCAGGCGCCGACCGGGCAAGCTCCATGCCGACAAGGGCTACGACTACGACCACCTGCGCCGATGGTTACGCGGACGGGGCATCACCCATCGCATCGCCCGCAAGGGCATCGAGTCGTCCACGCGGCTCGGCCGCCACCGCTGGACCGTCGAACGGACGATGGCCTGGCTCGCCGGCTGCCGCCGCCTCCACCGACGCTACGAGCGCAAGGCCGACCACTTCCTCGCCTTCACCAGCATTGCCTGCACCCTCATCTGCTATCGCAGACTCACCAAATGA